The sequence CGCTCCTCCCAGAAGAACGCGGCCTCGTAGCGTCGATCGGCACCGGGTTCGAAGCTGCGGCGATCGCCGCCCTTGCGAAAGAGCAAGACGTACTCGTGCTCCAGGGTGACGTAGGCGTTCGGGGGCAACGTGCCGCTGCCCATGAACTTGGCTGTGCTGTTGGTAGGCTTTCGCCAGAGGACGTCCGGAAGGGGGTCGAAGCCCCGTGCTTCGAAGGCCTCGAGGATTCGGGCGTGGTTGGGGTAGACGCGAAAACTGTCGTCGAGGGTGCGAGTCGCGTCGCCGACGTTGATACAGGCGATGCCGCCGTCGACGAGGACGCGCTCGAGTTCGTCCCACACCTGATCGAGCTGGGCGTGCATCGCCTCGAACGCCGCCCGGCCGTTCCCGGACTCGAGGGCGTCGCCGATCGACGGTTCGAGGTCGGTAAAGAGGTCGTCCCACATCTCGATCATCGGGTACGGTGGGGACGTGACGACGAGTTCGACCGACGCGTCGTCGACGCTCGACAGCTGCCGGGCGTCACCGACGACGACCCGGTGAATCGTCTCCATTCGATTCACAGTGGCCGCGTCGGTCCCTTAGCTCCTGCGATGCCCGGTGACCGTCACCAGCACCGAGAGAGTGGGTCGGTGACGATTAGCCGTCGTCGGATTCGTCTCCCGCCTCGACGGCCGACCCTGCCTCGTCTCCAGTTTCGACGTCAGTATCCGCGTCGTCACCGACGTCCGTGTCACTGTCGATGGTCTCTGCACCCGTCGTGTCCTCGTCCAGTTCGGTCGCCGGTTCGAACTCCTCGATCGGTTCCCACTCTTCTTCCTCGCTGCTCTTGAGTCGCCGGCGAACGAGCACTGCTCCAGCGACCAGTCCGGCGAGCAAGAGCAGCCTGGGCAACCGGCTTCCCGACCCAGTCTCGTCGTCGGCCGGTGTCTCCCCGGTCGTCTCCCCGACCTCCTCGAGTGGTTCCGTCTCCGCTATTTGGCCGGCGGTCTCGCTCAGTTCGTCGACCTGCTCGCCCATCCCTCCGGGGAGATCCGTTTCACCGAGGTCCTCGAGCGTCGGCGTCTCCATCCCCTTCCCGGCGAGAAAGCCAAGGGTCGTCCCGGCTCCGAACGCACCGAGCAGCGAGAGGTTCCCCCGACCCCGCGTCCCTTCGGCCTCGTCGACTGCCTCGAGGATCGGTTCCCGCAGCGGCGTCTCGAGCCCCAGTTCGACTGCTTCCTTGGCGACGACTTCGGCGAGTGATCTGTCCTGACCGTCCGCTTCCGTTGTGGGCATGGTCCGGGCCGATGACAGCGCTGTATTTAGTTCTGTCCTCCGTTTCGTTCGCGCGCCCGGGGAACGCGACGGGTACGCACCACGTACCGCAGCCGCGAGTCACGGTAACCGGCCCCTTCCGGCAGGCGATCGTCGTCGCGCTCTCGTGACAGCCGGTCCCGGGGACCCGGCCACACCCGACGATTCGCTGCTACCGCAGGACCCAGACGGTCACTCGAGCGTCCGACAGCGAGCCCAGTTCACACGCCGCGGTCGGTTCCCCCCAAAATTCGCGCGTCGGCCCGGCACCGTTCCGTTTACTGATGGATTTATCGCGTATAAAGTCAGGATCGGCGTGCGTTCCGCTCGAGTAAGGAATCACATAACGAAACCCGGTCCCGACTCGTCACAACC is a genomic window of Natrarchaeobaculum aegyptiacum containing:
- a CDS encoding DNA-methyltransferase — protein: METIHRVVVGDARQLSSVDDASVELVVTSPPYPMIEMWDDLFTDLEPSIGDALESGNGRAAFEAMHAQLDQVWDELERVLVDGGIACINVGDATRTLDDSFRVYPNHARILEAFEARGFDPLPDVLWRKPTNSTAKFMGSGTLPPNAYVTLEHEYVLLFRKGGDRRSFEPGADRRYEAAFFWEERNRWFTDVWTDVRGELQALEFDGADAESDRAADLRDRSAAYPLEIPYRLISMYSAYGDTVLDPFWGTGTTTLAAMCAGRDSIGVELEETFLEVFDDRVDGVPALSRSIGRARLDRHQTFVADRRAAGKPPQYDATHYDTSVVTKMERDIRFREVTGVADLEDGAGYRLTHEPLTIDSAE